The genomic region CCTCATTTTAATTCGATTTTATTTAAACCTTTATGCTAATAAGACTAGTTTctctattttaaaatgatatgttaccttatgtttaaattttgttttgaaCTTAAACTTTTTAAAATCCTATGATACTCAAACCTATTAATGGACACTATATGACTATGTTAATTATTTTATGAATGATATGAATGATGTTATTTTGAGTAATGATAGGTAGACAAGAGTTTTTCAATGTTACCCTCTCTAGGTGTAACCAATAAGGAGAAAATCAATTCTAAGGAGGGGACTTTCTTCGAAACTATAAAGCATTTATGTACAACAAACTTTGAAAGTAGTCAACTTCTGAACTATGTGCCCAAATTCTGAAGACTCTTAGTTCTATTGGAAGACAATTgcttttttattaaggaaaaaatgggttttatagggacccaaagATAGATAAAAATATTCAAACAAACTTTACTTAGAAAGGAAAGCTGCATAGAAGACAAAAAAGGATAGTAGCAATGAACCAAAAGTCAACAAAAAGCCAACACCAAATAAACAAAGCTAATCTAAGGACTTTAAGGTATCATCAATCTCAACATCAAGGTTACTCATATCTTAACCCACCTTCTTCAATTCCTAGATCTTCTAAGGTGAAGAATCCACATTTCTCTTCAGGTTGCCCCTAGTCCTCTTTGAGGGGCCGAAAACCTATTTTTATCTTTTGTCTTTGTCAACTTCCAACTACACAAACAGGGTCCCCTGTTGTGTTTTTTCCAACTTATCCACCAAGGTGATCATAGTAGTAGCATAATTCTTCATGATTTTGTAGCTATGCTTgatgatggtgttcatagtttctcATATTTTTCCAATTTCCCCTTCCAGATACTTAATCTTTTTCACATTTTACTTCTTCATCTTATCCATGATCTCAACTATTCTTTGAAGGCACTTGTTCATCGAAATCTTTTCTTTCTCGGTCCACAAAACCCAACATCTTTTTGAGGGACCCCTTTAGCTTCCATATCCTCTAGCTTACTAGAGATAGACCTATTCTTTATGCTAATGTCCTTTATCTCATGAAAACCCAACTTAATAATACCAAAGAAGTTAACAACCACATTTCTAGCTATTACTAGTATGTCATCAGGAAATTCCCGGTCAAGCTTGAAGTAGTGGTCCTCAAGTTTGAGATCTCCAAGGAATCTTGGCCTACTTTCTCTGTTGGTGGAAAGGTAAGAGGTATAGGAGACATTACTATAATCTGGGCTAGTAGAGGAATCCACTAAAGAATCCTCAGAAGAAGAAACCTATTTTTTCTTGGGGGGCCTTCTCCTTGTTTTTAGCTTTTTGAGAAATGCCAATGAGGGTTTTCACAGAGGTAACTTTTTTATCTAAAGGCTTTCTCTTCTTCACCACATTCTAGGAGGAGGGAGACTCTTCCTCTTCCCATTCAGTGTCCCATTCACCTTTGTCCTCAGATATACTAATATCAGTATTATATCCTTCCAAGACTGGAGGCAAAATAGGGTTAGACGAGGCCGACATATTTTCAAAATGGTCATGATTTAATTGAATAAGGCCGACATGCAAGACAAGATACTTCCTAGGGCATTTTTGGTGTTTCTTAATACTATGTTTCAAAGAGAAAAATGGGTAATAAGGAAATCAAATCCTcaccttgtattcaaaatgattgagGAGGAAAAAATGGTAGTTGTAGACTttggtaaatctgccatccacCATGATGTATTCCATGATAACTCTGAGCACCTACCTCCATAGTATATTTAActtcctagcataaaaataactTTTAGAAATTTTGACCAACACCTCCCTTTCATCATTAATTTTCAGAAATTTGATGATAGCTTCATCCAAAAAAATTTTGTCATGAAATACCTTCAGCCCTTTATGGAGAGCCCATTGATTTCCCCAATGAGATTCTCATCTATCTTTACTTTCCTCTTAGAGAGAACAATTCCTTCATCCTTCTAGTTTTTATAAAAAATACTCTATAATTTGTGGGTTAGCACTATAGAGAATCTCAGGGAAAGGACTCAACCCCGCCCTCTCAATATGCATCCAGACATTTAAATTTTTCTTCTGCTTCTCACAATTGTTTAGCTCAACCCTCTTTCTACTTCACCCCATCTTCGAACAAAATTTTCTTCTATTGATCGTAGAGAAAATGAACTGAATCGAGAGGCAACAACAAAACCAAAGCACCCACAAAATGTGCCAGCCGTTGCAACCCATCGAGATAATCAAAGCGCTACCACCGTATTGAATGATGAAACTATACCAATCTCTACTTTGCTTCATCATTTATTAAAAATGACAACTTTCCCATGAGTGACATCATAGTCAATTAAGGCTCTAACGTCAGCTCTCAGTTCACTATAGGCCTACCACATTCATCACCCCATGTTCTTGACCCCTTCATTGGCGAAATAGTCGACCACCTTATTAGCTTCCCTAAAGGCATGGGAAATTCTAACCTTATCAAATTTGGATAAGTGAGATTTAGCTTCTTCTATCCAACTTATTATAGTACATGAAGAGGGGGATCTTCCGAGAAGACACTCAATAATGTTATTCATATCACCTTCAATCCAAATGTTTCTGAAGTTTTTTTTATTTGCAAGATTGATTACTTGGAAAGCTCCTATGGATTTGACTATGTTATTGGACTATGAGCATTGGAAGATAGTTATTTATTCCATGATATTAATTTATTTTGTATGGTCATTTTCGGAGTAAATAAAGGGAAATCTTGTGTTAGATTTTTTGTAATAAGAAAGAGTCCTATCAGAGCACAAactttctaattttatattttatgattttaataaaATTCATCCTCCTAGTTAATCAGAGTTGAGCAACCAAGTAGTCAAGATTAGTTAAAATTATATTTCCTATAAATTCATTAACCCTTATTATCAAAGGGGTTGGAATGGATATATGTAATCTTCTATTCTTCTTGATTTACAAGTTATCTTAATAAAGAATATTTTTCTATGAATGTTGTTACTTGTTTGAATAAAGTGATGAACAACATGAAGTTTTGAGAATTTGACTTTAAAGTTAAATCTTGGGGAGACTCATGTGAGGGGGCCCACTTGCTGAGGATTCCCTACTTTCGGCCACTTGATAGTTTTAATTCAATTTATAGTTGTAGGGAGTGGTTTATTTTTCCTACAAATGCATAAATAATATTATATGATTGTTTCCGAGGCCAAGGTAGAATAGAGTATTTCCTTTCTTCTCACTCAAACTATTTAAGTGAGTAATGTTTTTGAGTTATGTATCTATAAATAGATTATGGTTAAGGGTGGTCAAGATGTATTGTATTTTCAATACTTATTTCTTGTATTTCTTTGAGGTAGCCTAGATTAGTAGAAGTCTAAGTAGCTCATAGGGCACACATAGTGCTAACCCATTTCAAGTTTCATGTCCTTGGGTTAGTAGATAAATGAGCTTCAATATTGATTTGGATGGCTACCTAGTAAGGATGTTTAATCCCTAAGTTGTTGTGTCATACCTAGTTATTCAACCATTGTTAAAGTCATACAATACACACTAATAAAGAAGAGTGCAAATAAAATATAATTGGTAAGCCCAACTTAAGGTGGATCTAATTACACACCGTGGAAGAGAGAACAAATGATTTTTTATAGGAGGATACTTATCATAGCTTAGTGTTGGAAGATGAGAAAGAAGAACCAGTTGGAAGTACTTGTTGTAGTGATTTAGTTCACTAAAAAATATTGGAAATATAAAAGGATGGCTCTACCATCCAACTCCATTTGGTGAGGCAAAGCTCACAAAATTTTCCTACCTCATTTGTCTAATGTAGGATCATCTACAGGTGTATGGAAATCCCACATCTTCTAAAAGaatgttattttttatttcttattatgGTTTGGGGGTTGAAAATAATTGTAAGCATATATAGGTTTCCACATATCTAGGATTGTGCCCAAGGGGACACACAgagtgaaaattatttaatatttgttgtTTATGTTCAATGTAAATTGTAATTTTTAAGAAAAGACACCTTTTTCTATCATTTATGATGCTAAAATCACAAAAATACTCTTTTGGATGTGGGATTGAGGAAGGAGAATTGATGCACTCATATTTATATAATGCATACATAAAAATGGGAAAAGACACCTTTTTACACACACGCATAAGAAAAATGAAAAGACATCTCTTTAGACCAAGTTTCTAGGGAAGCTAAAAGGTCATATATTGGCTATAAAGTTCTTTTATTTATTGACATGTGTTGCTCCCTCAAATGGGCCATGAGAATTGGAAGAGGCATAAGAAAAGTATAAATAGGGGCTTGAAATAGAGCTTAAAAAATTCAAAGTTGAATTCATCCCTTCAAAGATAAAAAGGAGTAGTAGATATGGGATGTATAATAGTATCTTGTAGCTCTATCTTGCATAGTTGTAATACCTAAGTAGCTAATATTTAAtaattgaataatttttatttcattttattgtaatataagggaagtttttttagatttttttgagaTATTCTCTTTACTATATTATGTATGGATATTGGGTAGAGTAACCCCTCATCTAGTGTAATGGAGTTGGGTGTGTATAGGGAGTCTTCACCATCAATCAAGGCCTCATACATCATCTATATTGGTTCAATAGTGGCCTCACCATAGCCTAAACCACTCTATTGTATCACCAATCCCTCCAAGATTGTGATTTTTAAACCTACCTCCTTTGCTAAAAAACTCAATTTGAATCCTTCTTAAATGAGAATATTTCTCATTGCAACCCTCCATGCTTAACCAAATTCAAGGCCCAATTTTCCAATTCTCATGTTTCCTATAAGAATAGAAATCATCTTTTTGAAGATAATATATTTACATTATGATTGTggtgttggatattattggtcattgttgctactaggatatgttgttgtcattgatatcaatatattcctatgtattgctctggtgattgcagattgggaagatcttatgatccaattcgtagtgttgttttgttgatcattgttttatgAAGATTtgtatttcctctgatatattccggtgtgatcatatcttgtgctgagatttttggatatttcttgggatggtcttgtatatcctcatttcagatggatcatgatttagtactccgcaagttatctttcttcatgatagttgctaATTGATTGTGTTCTTAAGCTTTCAAACATTGACcgataaagatttgataagtggtgttggtgcagctattcctGATAATTCTAACGTGCTAACTGGTTTTTCCTAGTTGagtcttatttattttttatgatctGCATTAATTTTCGTGATTTTTTGGTGGTATCTATGAACCGGtggtgattttcatgttatgccaattttcttggtggtgtagcgtgttgtagttGATCTAGCATGACTTTCAATGGAGTTGAacattttggaatttttttgaggTCAATGTTATTCTATGTAAACCAATATATTtctctggtggtcaatctttgtatcgtgtgttgtaattgagagttgagggtttggccgaccttgttatcaaggttgattatttatatatataggtgatattgtcatgtaatttaggtgtcgatgttatctcaacattatcagagagaggtttatgtgagaacaagtgatttatcctttggtattaagattgaggagagattggtgttgcggagtagacatctgtgcttaaccaaaactataatcaggcatttggagatgttattctttcagttcattttttCTAGATTGTATCTTGAATCCTATTGTAAGTCAGTAatacttccctaagggttgtataaTTTCAGGCCatcatcttttgagcagtgagctctaggaagtgagcttgaatgtatgtgcatttcccattgtaacattttcacatactattgcaaagtatcatattactatgggtaggttcccaccgccGTTttccccttaactaggttttccacatcaaaatcttggtgttgtgtgttgtgctatcaattttcttatctttgttgttactgtagTTTATCAGCTCTATGATTTGGGATTAAGTTTTGTATTcgagtgaagactgattcacccccccgccctctcagtcttccttcttgtctATTGCTAACATATAGTTCAAATTATTCCCCCTACTTTAAAGGTTCCATTACTACTTCCTTATCTATTATCAAATATATTGTTAACCCTTATTCCTCTCCAATAAGGGCAGTGTTTCAGAGTTTGGGAATGTTGGGCCAATGAGCTAATCATATTCTTTGTTTCAATCTCCATAAGGAGTTAAGTCTTAAAGTGAACAAGTTGTTCAAATCCTACAATCTCTAGAATGATATCCTATAGTTCATGTTGTCTTAGCTACATATTACTAAGGCTAACATAACTAAATTAGAGACCTTAGCCTTGGCTAAGGCTGTTGAGTGGCATACATAGTCAATTGATGAAGAGACTTAGTATTCTATGGAGGGGTTTTCATATAAGTTTGATAGATGGGAAATATTAGAGGAGGAAGTGGTTAATATAAAGCTTGTGTTGATTCAAGGGAGGACAAGTAGAATATAGAGTAGACTATTCATAGTCTGAAGGCCAATTAAAATAGAATTATCAAAAATATGCAAGACAATATAGTGTTCATAATGGAAATGGTGAAAAATATGactatattgttgttgttatttcaGCGGGAGTTGGTGAAGAATGCTAAATATAATTGAGTTGAGTTGGAGGATATATCTACTTGTTCCACGTAGGGATCCAACAGAAAtggtaaagacaaagaaaattTGGACAATGATGTAATCAAAGAACCATCCTTCATGGATAAGTTAAAAATTATTAATGAGTAGTGGAAGGTCATGAAGGGCCTCAATCTTCTATGTAATCATTAGCTAGTTTTTCTGTGTCATTTGGTCTTTTCTTGGTCTCCCTTATTGTTTTTTTAATATTAGTTAGTCCATTTTTGTTATTTACTTTTTAAAGTTTCTTACTTCCACGCCGCTTGTGATATCCCTTTCTAGTTATTGAACAactattttgtaaaatattttaggtCCTCTCCCTCTTTACCTAATGGAAACTTATTTTATTTCTAGTGAACAACATAAAGATGGCTGAAAACTCCTATACTTTTTTTACAATAACATCACTCTCCTTTGgggaatgcaatttttttttaaagaattttaaacATAGGTTTAGTGATCCTTTCTACCTCAACCTTATATGACTTCTATACAATAATTTTTACTTCAAATAAATTTTAGCTACTTAAAAATCCTTTGGTAGCTTTAGTATTTTACTTAGTGGTGTCATTTTTaaatgctccaacaactcttgaTATTTTCTTTACATTAATATCCATTTGACTTATTTCTATAAAAAGATCCACTTGGTAGTGAAATCCATTTTATACAGGTTGTCCCTTTCAACAATTACAATAGTTTATTCCAATGGTGATAAGTGACAATGAAATCTTTGTCAATAATTCCCTCTCATTTTCTTATAATGAAGAACAAAATTAATCTCCTTTGGCCTTCAAATTCATTCTCATCTGAGATTTTGTGCCACTTTTTAGTGGGGAGAGACAAGAAGAGGATAAATAGATATAAATATCAAGTTTTTACTACACAATTTAATTATATTCACTTGCTTCTTTGTGTCAAAATGATTTATATAGCCTTTCTATATAGAGGTTTTTAAGAGTCATAAAGTAAATTATGGAATCATCTTAGGCTGACCAATATAACTTTTATAAATAACAAACTAATATTGACATTAAAATTTCTTAAAATAGTAAAAATTCTCCTTATACTAGAAAGTAGTAGGAATTACTATATTATTCTAACATGGAGTTGATGTTTTACAATTGAGAGTGCTATTAACTATATCTATGATTTGTTATGCTAGTTACATTAGGGGTTCACATAGAGTTTGAATTTTATAATGGTAATTGGATATGATAGTCAAATATATTATATCCCATCACCGTTCAAAATATAATCAACATTCCTTTATTTCTCTTCTTGATCTTTCACAATTTAAGAACACGGAAGCTAGGTACCTATCTTGCACACAACCATTCACAAGATAGGTAAGACCCTTGCAATGGATCCATTTTATGTTTACAAAGTTGCCTCATTTAATTCAAATTTTAATAGAGAGATAGGTAAATATCGTCTTATAGCCTATAATAATGAGCATTGCATAATTTAGGATTTATGTGATCTTGAGGCGACCTTTTCAAAACACATTGATATAAATTAAAAAAAGGTCACAAAAGATGGCATGTTTCATGTGGGCAAATTTTGATGTAAATAAAAATAAGGTCACAAaatatggcatgtttcaattgggTAAAATGTTTTGGATGTAGTGGGAAAGATCTCAATAATACGATTATTGATTACAAAAAGTGCACAGAAAAATCTTCATACAATTATTATGAGGATGTGATAGAAACACATGTTATTGATATTATTGAGATGGTAAGTTGTAGTGAAACTCTTTTAGTTGGGACATAGGGTCTAGATCATATTAAGTCAACTCTAGGAGGTGGTGCTACCTATTTCCTTGGTGAACCAAAGCCTTCATCTTCCCATGACTTGGATTCTTATTAATTTTAAATTGGGAGCTTGGGGTATTAGAGGATAAGGGAATTGCCAACATCTCAAGTTAGCTTCTTACCTTGAGATGGGACCTTGCattagaataatatattatttccttttttctttattttaattgGTGATAGATTCTAAAATACATATATTATGATGCTTGATATTTATAGATGATTAAGTGATGTAGTGTTGAACTTCATATAGATTACTACACAAGATTTCAAGAGATAGAGATTAGGAACTACACTCTTGTGATCTCAAGAGATAACATAATAGAGCTCTATAATTGCCACTTATTATGGATAGTTTTTCAATAATTTAGGAATCTATTATTCAATATTTTAGACAAAAATAACTCAAGAATTCAGCTCAAAGCTACACCGTTATGATGGTCATGAGGTAGCTTGATGGACTTCCACCTAATTTAGGATTTGTTTCTTCTAAGAATATTATATTTTGTAAACCTTGAGGTGGGTTATGTTGCGAAGGTAAATTTGACATTATAAAGGTACATTTCCAAGAAAAAATTAATAACCAAAAAATTTGTTATAGGCAATTATTTTATTACATTGTTATATAGTTAAGAGATAGTTAATGTAGTTATTAAAACTAAATGATTATGACAATAATTATTTTATTACATTGTTATATAGTTAAGAGGTAGTTATTGTAGTTATTAAAACTAAATGGTTATGACAACACCACATTTATTATATCAATATGTTCTCCCTTCTTTAAATAATAGGACTAAAGTTTTTACCCTCTCATTTTCATTGTCATTACAGATCTAGACAATGGTTTTACATCATCATCCACATGAATTATGTGAATATTGAATTATTAAAACTTTTTGGTACATTTTTCGGTAGATTAATCCTATCGTTGGTCCGTGCCGATTACGCTgtgggtggaataaatcctcctcacacacagccaagagccaccgaagttcttgttttgctggaaggccagcttcttgtgggtttcattgacaccgccaacaagtttttcagcaaaacgttggagaagggagatgtgtttgtgtttccgaaggcacttgtgcatttccagcagaatgtggggCATGAAAATGCGGTGGCCATAGCTGCATTGAGCAGCCAGCTTCCGGGAGCTCAGACAATCGCCAACTCTCTGTTTGCAGCGGATCCTCCTCTCCCAGATTCCGTATTGGCCAAGGCCTTCCGCATCACCCAAGAGCTTGCCGATTACATTCAGAAGAAATTCGCCTAGGCTTCTGAAGCTTAATTTGATGTGATCTATTATCTCATCTTTTCCTTATCGTTGAATAAAACTTCTTATTATCGTTATTGCCGCGCTGTCGTACTATACGTGGAAATTGAAATAGAATTTTAAGTATAGTTAAGACGCATTTACTTTAAGCATGTAGAATCTTTGCATTATAAAAGCATTCAATGCATCatatcttcaatattttattgacatcttttttattttaaaaaaataaaaataaaaaatggtttGATTTAGGCATAAGGACTTGTCTAACACTTTAATTTCTGCATAGTGATCTTTCAAATATGTTCTCTAACACTAATATTGCATAATTTTAGTTGTGACATAAGAAAAGAATAATGGTCGATAAGGCAATAGTTAGAAACAAGTTTATAGCATGAAAATAAATATCATTGCAAAAAAGATCATAATTACATTATAGACAATGTAATTTACAATGTGATGGCTTGATACAATTGTACTTGAGTCTAGAACCTCATACTTTAGTTCTTTAGTTATAGATTATTTAAGAACTTGCATCAAAATTCTAATTTTATCAATGCCATACACGATGATCTACAAATATTCATAAACTTTACTTTTAATTGAATATTCATTTGTCATGTTCATGGATTAAACCATTTATATTAGTCTAGAATCTATAATTCTTTATTAATTGAATATTATGcttatattaataattattttgaagaggttactcttttattcatattcattttGGTGAACTCGGTTCATACGCCTAGTCTAGCTTCACCTTTGTTTCCTTTCCTAAATTGTtagatctgattttttttttaataatttttaaattaaatataaatatcctTTTGTCTTAATGATTTATATATTCTAAAATATTTGGTGTGTTCCGCAATTTTAAGGAATCACTCAACTTTCATTTAGAATCCTCTAAGGCTGATGCAAATAGGCTTGACAAGAAAGAGGGAAGAATGAAGTTGTAAGAAATAGTAATCACGAAGTGAAAACATATGTTAAATAGAAATAATGAACATATAAGTATATTCTTTATAAATACAAACATATATCTAATGGAAACAATGAATATATAAGTTTTGTATTAGAAAAGCGTTCAATGCATCATATATTCAACATCTTGCCAATAGCTTTTACATACAAAGTGTGACAACAACAATCAAAGGGCTTGGCTTGGGAACATAGGCTTGTCTAACACTTCAATTCTTTCATTTAATGATCGCTCAAATTTATTCCCTAACACAACAAAGATATAATTTTAACTAtgacataaaaataaataattgtgAGGATAGAAGTAAGTTAAAAATGGGCAAGGTCATATTTACTTTATATATCACATCATTTACAATGTTATGGATTGAGACATTTCTACTTGACGGTTGCAACTTGAACTTGAGTTTTATAGTCGAGTGATTATTCTAGAGTACCAAAAAAGTTTATGTTTATCAATGTCATACATGATGATCTACAAACAAATCATaacctctattttaattaaatattcattttccATATTAGTGGATCAACACATCTATATTAGTCTATAATCCCATTggttatttattaaaaatttaacaCTCTATTGATATGTATTTTGATAAGATTTTATTCACATTCATTTAGGTGAACTAGGCTCATAGAACTATTCTAGCTTAATCGTTTTTCCCTTTCTATTTTTTGaatctatattttatattaaatcaaaatattctattttctTAATTATCTATGCATACTAGAATATTTCTTTTATTCTATAATTTCAATGAATCATTCACCTTCCACTTGCAAGCTTCCAAGGCTAATCTAAATATCCTTTTATCATAATATCTATAATAAATTTATTGGTGTATTCCATGTTTTCTCTTTGAATTAATCACCTTCCACATAGAAGCTTCCATAGGATAAAATATTTGATAATCAATCAAGTTGATGGATGTATTGTTTATTATTAATGTAAGTGGGGAAGGGCCTCAACCCACTACAAATCAAACAAAAAACATTAGAACAAGTTTTTGAGGAATGAAATACTGAAAAAATCAAAATTAGGACCAAGAAGTGGGCCCAACAGAACAATCTGACAATTATGTGTTTGAAGGGAGTGAACTTCCTTCAAAGGAAAAATTTTTGACTTAGGACATAGGAATTCATTAGGTATATCACATGTCTAGTATGTGATAAAATGATGTGATCCCCATTTGTTTGATGGAGTGGTTGGATACAAACACCTCTATTTTCCATCATCCGATGAAAGAGATGATGGTCATACTATTGGATGTGTATCATATTCTTTGGGTTTCAATGCAAGGTTACACTATAAGACTAGAGGTGCCATGTTCCTCTACCATTATAGCAGAGGACTAGATATAGTGTATTTCTCAAGCCACACCCAGAGACACAAGAATTTGTATTTTATATGGTGAATTATATATACTATCATATATATATTTCTCTATTTTAGATGATATTAATCAATACCATACCT from Cryptomeria japonica chromosome 3, Sugi_1.0, whole genome shotgun sequence harbors:
- the LOC131058288 gene encoding germin-like protein 1-1, which gives rise to MNYVNIELLKLFGTFFGRLILSLVRADYAVGGINPPHTQPRATEVLVLLEGQLLVGFIDTANKFFSKTLEKGDVFVFPKALVHFQQNVGHENAVAIAALSSQLPGAQTIANSLFAADPPLPDSVLAKAFRITQELADYIQKKFA